GCGATGGTCGATTGGCGGTTCTTTCGCGCCATCGCTACCGCTCTTCCCAGCACGGGGTATTGCGGGCACGCACAACAAGTATGAGGGCGACGCATCGATCATGCGAGTAAGTGGTCAATTTCTTGACGGGCCGTCCATTCTTGTGCTAATACACCGGTCCAGGGCGATGCGTACCTGAACGGCGGCAACGTCGGAGTACTAGAGCTCCGCCGATTCGAGCACATGTGGAACCTTGGCGAGACCTTTGGCTTCGCTGAAGCTGCTGCGCAATCCGACTACAACACCCGCTGGTCCATCATGAACAACCCATACTACTTCTCCGCACCATTCTCCGGCTTGATTGCCCCAGCCGCACACAACTTGGTAATAAACTTGATGTCGAACCACAGCGCCGAAGTACCAGGCGGCACTCTTACCCGCGAAGTCTTGAAGTCTTTCTTCTCCGTCACTGGCGATGCTCCCGGCTCGTTCACCTGGGTAAAAGGCCACGATAGGATCCCAGAGAACTGGTATCGCCGCAACTCAGCCGATGGGCACACCATCGCCGAGGCGGTTGTCGACGTGAACATCAACAACCTGGCCTACCCTGGCACCATCCGATTCGGCGGTAACACGGGCACAGTCAACTCATTCGCCGGCGTCGACTTGCAGGACATTACCGGTGGAGCCTTTAACCTTGCCGACTTGGCCGATGGTAACAACGGTGCATGTTTCCTCTTGCAAGCTTCTTTGGCAGGTTTCCCTGACGCTTTTGACCCGGCTCTTGGTCTGTTGGGAAGCGTTCTCGGGTGGGCTACACAGCAATTGGGACCAATTGGTCAGAACCTCGGGTGCCCGCAACTCAACATGTTCAACAACAACCTCTTCGACTCTTTCCTAGGTGCTTCCTACACCGGAAATGGCCAAGGGCAGTAAAGAGGCCCGACGAAGCCGTAGCTCACTGTTAATATATATGATGTATCATGAAGGAATGATATAATGATCGAAAGTACCCTGTATCAGTGCCGAGCGACAACATTCATGGTACGTCCCTGCATCCATAGGTCGCAGGTATCCTCAATGCCGTGTGCGTGGTACGAAAGGACGGCCAGAACTTGTCCTTCTTGCCAGGTAGTGTCCACGCTCGGAGCTGTATTTGGTTGATCTTGAGGAGCCTTCTGACTACGATAGAGACCGGACCACAGAAGACCTGGATCGCCATTGAGTGAGCAGCATTGGCGCCAGTGAGCAAAGTAGCTGATATGTCTTGCCAAGTCACTAAACCAGCACATATTCTTTGCGACATTGATGCAAATGATGCTCTTtaccttgatccacttccgTGAAGTAACTCAACGAATCAGCAGTGACCCAGACCGTCGCTCGCCCGAATACACGGTAGATATAACCAGAGGGTTCCTGCCCTGTGCCTTAAGACCTTGAGGCTTGCCAGCTTACGCGATTTCACCAGTCCCCGATATCTTCGAGCTGTAACGACTCCGGCCACCAGCAGAACGATTCGGCTGCACGATATCCCTGTTTTCCCTTTATAGGCAAGAGTCGTTGACACGGCCTCCAAATGCGGTGCCTGCTTGTTTAGCTTGGATCATGGAGTCACCGCTAGAGTTGATAGGGCCTGTATCTCGAAGTTCGCAATGCCATTGCCGCCATATCATACACAGAACAATACATAGCGGGTGACCAGTATCTTGAGTCCTCCCACGAGAGTGCAAAGATTTGCTTCGGGACTCGATGTCGGACCGTTCTCCCCTTCAATT
This genomic window from Fulvia fulva chromosome 4, complete sequence contains:
- a CDS encoding Dothistromin biosynthesis peroxidase dotB, encoding MKFSAGLTLSAASYAAAWPMVAEMNAKMLEAELVKREEPPPRAPAFVIDRPNTGLPPRPFDAEDQFVDVRPGSGHEWAAPGPGDIRGQCPGLNAAANHGFLNRNGISTITQAIDGLGAAYAMAPTLSAFLAIVAVGLGGDPITQRWSIGGSFAPSLPLFPARGIAGTHNKYEGDASIMRGDAYLNGGNVGVLELRRFEHMWNLGETFGFAEAAAQSDYNTRWSIMNNPYYFSAPFSGLIAPAAHNLVINLMSNHSAEVPGGTLTREVLKSFFSVTGDAPGSFTWVKGHDRIPENWYRRNSADGHTIAEAVVDVNINNLAYPGTIRFGGNTGTVNSFAGVDLQDITGGAFNLADLADGNNGACFLLQASLAGFPDAFDPALGLLGSVLGWATQQLGPIGQNLGCPQLNMFNNNLFDSFLGASYTGNGQGQ